One window from the genome of Deinococcus arcticus encodes:
- the pulA gene encoding pullulanase-type alpha-1,6-glucosidase, which produces MKRMATLLTVALAAMAAAQSVLPANTARVHYQRADGNYAGWGLHVWEDTTAQVEWTKPLAQSGKDDWGAYYDIPLKPGAQKVGFIVHKGDDKDPSADLWFDLSKGRELFVKAGGTNVAYARGAALNVDATKQPVAQAAPATPTAPAAPATAATGSATPIPQNVLRVRYVRPDGQYDGWGLHVWEDTTAAVEWAKPLPPTGKDAGGAYWDVPLKAGAAKVGFIVHKGDEKDPGADMFADLSKGREVTVTSGKAEFAYGAPAALSDPPVPTGFARINYFRPDGKYEDWGLHAWEDTTAAVEWSKPLPQTGTNSFGVYWDVPMKTDWKKLNFIVHKGDEKDPGPDMTLAADKGNQAWVVSGKTEVYTTRPDTTVRQVGDLMRQQAVMLSRDLIAVKPALVQPGAFLTLHAARDAGLKLTAAGVDGGDSLTLEPVDSGLSAAQKAKTPHLANYALLRVRAEDRARVGEALRGQLAVSSVLPDGTVLDATGVQTAWALDDLYTYNGPLGVTWQGNVPTVRLWAPTAQDVKLRLSTSGSGAETMVPMTRDAQGVWTARGAAGWKGGTYRYEVKVFAPGTGKIETNLVTDPYSVALTRNSTRSVMVDLNDAAQKPQGWDALKKPALRSASDLSFYELHLRDFSAADASVPAAQRGTYLAFTQAGSNGMKHLKALADAGLKAVHLLPTFDIATINEDKGQWKTPGDLGKFAPNSDEQQKAVNAIRDQDAYNWGYDPYHYMVPEGSYAVNPDQRALEYRRMVAALNAAGLRVVQDVVFNHTAASGQAERSVLDKIVPGYYHRLNLNGGVENSTCCANTATEHAMMRRLMVDTLVLMAKAYKVDGFRFDLMGHHMVADMQAARAALDALTMQKDGVDGKSIYLYGEGWDFGEVAANARGRNATQLNLFGQGIGTFNDRIRDAVRGGNPFGGLQEQGFATGAFVLPNGLPVNADRNRALALADQVRIGLTGNLRDYRFTNAAGQTVTGAELKYGSAPAGYAASPRETITYVSAHDNQTIYDAVLLKAPANATPAQRTRMQNLAHSVVLLGQGLPFSYAGDEILRSKSFDTDSYNSGDWFNVLDYTRASNGFGKGLPPAEKNSGNWDLYRPLLANAALKPGTAEITRAFDHYREMLRVRYSSTLFRMDTAAQVQQGLSFLNVGPNQTPGVIAMKLSGAVNAANPYRNVVVVFNASGNSVTLSDPALAGLNLSLHPVLAASTDATVKTSRASGNSVTVPALTTAVFVGK; this is translated from the coding sequence ATGAAACGAATGGCGACCCTGCTGACGGTCGCGCTGGCTGCTATGGCAGCGGCGCAAAGTGTCTTGCCTGCCAACACGGCCCGCGTGCATTACCAGCGTGCAGACGGCAACTATGCCGGGTGGGGCCTGCATGTCTGGGAAGACACCACTGCCCAGGTGGAATGGACCAAACCGCTGGCCCAGAGCGGCAAGGACGACTGGGGCGCGTACTACGACATTCCCCTGAAACCCGGCGCGCAGAAGGTGGGCTTTATTGTCCACAAGGGGGACGATAAGGACCCCAGCGCGGACCTGTGGTTTGACCTGAGCAAGGGCCGCGAGCTGTTTGTGAAAGCTGGGGGCACGAACGTGGCGTATGCCCGGGGCGCCGCCCTGAACGTGGACGCCACCAAGCAGCCCGTTGCGCAGGCGGCGCCCGCCACGCCCACGGCGCCAGCGGCCCCGGCCACCGCCGCCACGGGCAGCGCCACTCCCATTCCCCAGAATGTGCTGCGGGTGCGCTATGTGCGCCCCGACGGCCAGTACGACGGCTGGGGCCTGCATGTCTGGGAAGACACCACCGCTGCGGTGGAATGGGCCAAGCCGCTGCCGCCCACCGGCAAGGACGCGGGCGGCGCCTACTGGGACGTGCCGCTGAAGGCGGGCGCCGCCAAGGTGGGCTTCATCGTGCACAAGGGCGACGAAAAGGACCCGGGCGCCGACATGTTCGCGGACCTGTCCAAGGGGCGCGAGGTCACGGTGACCAGCGGCAAGGCCGAATTTGCCTACGGCGCCCCGGCGGCCCTGAGCGACCCACCCGTGCCCACTGGCTTTGCGCGCATCAACTATTTCCGCCCGGACGGCAAGTATGAGGACTGGGGCCTGCACGCCTGGGAAGACACCACCGCTGCGGTGGAATGGAGCAAGCCGCTGCCCCAGACGGGCACCAACTCGTTTGGCGTGTACTGGGACGTGCCCATGAAAACGGACTGGAAGAAGCTCAATTTCATTGTTCACAAGGGAGATGAAAAGGACCCCGGCCCGGACATGACCCTGGCGGCAGACAAGGGCAATCAGGCCTGGGTGGTCAGCGGCAAGACCGAGGTGTACACCACCCGCCCCGATACCACGGTGCGGCAGGTGGGCGACCTGATGCGGCAGCAGGCCGTGATGCTCTCGCGTGACCTGATTGCCGTGAAGCCGGCGCTGGTGCAGCCCGGCGCCTTCCTGACCCTGCACGCGGCCAGGGACGCGGGCCTGAAGCTGACGGCCGCTGGCGTGGACGGCGGCGACAGCCTGACGCTGGAGCCCGTGGACAGCGGCCTGAGCGCGGCCCAAAAGGCCAAGACACCCCACCTGGCGAACTACGCCCTGCTGCGGGTGCGCGCCGAGGACCGCGCCCGGGTGGGCGAGGCGCTGCGGGGGCAACTGGCGGTCTCCAGCGTGCTGCCCGACGGCACGGTGCTGGACGCCACCGGTGTGCAGACCGCCTGGGCCCTGGATGACCTGTACACCTACAACGGCCCCCTGGGCGTGACGTGGCAGGGCAACGTGCCCACCGTGCGCCTGTGGGCCCCCACCGCGCAGGACGTGAAGCTGCGCCTCAGCACCTCGGGTTCAGGCGCCGAAACCATGGTGCCTATGACCCGCGACGCGCAGGGCGTATGGACGGCCCGGGGCGCGGCCGGCTGGAAGGGCGGCACCTACCGCTACGAAGTGAAGGTGTTTGCGCCGGGCACCGGCAAGATTGAAACGAACCTGGTGACTGACCCCTATTCCGTGGCCCTGACGCGGAACAGCACCCGCAGCGTCATGGTGGACCTGAACGACGCCGCCCAGAAGCCCCAGGGCTGGGACGCCCTGAAGAAGCCCGCCCTGCGCAGCGCGTCGGACCTCAGCTTCTACGAACTGCACCTGCGCGACTTCAGCGCCGCCGATGCCAGCGTGCCGGCGGCCCAGCGCGGCACCTACCTCGCCTTTACGCAGGCGGGCAGCAACGGCATGAAGCACCTCAAAGCCCTGGCCGACGCGGGCCTGAAGGCCGTGCACCTGCTGCCCACCTTTGACATTGCCACCATTAACGAGGACAAGGGGCAGTGGAAGACCCCCGGCGACCTGGGCAAATTTGCCCCGAACAGCGACGAGCAGCAAAAAGCCGTAAACGCCATTCGGGACCAGGACGCCTACAACTGGGGCTACGATCCCTACCACTACATGGTGCCCGAAGGCAGCTACGCCGTGAACCCGGACCAGCGCGCGCTGGAATACCGCCGCATGGTGGCCGCGCTGAACGCGGCGGGCCTGCGCGTGGTGCAGGACGTGGTGTTCAACCACACCGCCGCCAGCGGTCAGGCCGAGCGCAGCGTGCTGGATAAGATCGTCCCCGGCTATTACCACCGCCTGAACCTGAATGGCGGCGTGGAGAATTCCACCTGCTGCGCGAACACCGCCACCGAACACGCCATGATGCGCAGGCTGATGGTGGACACCCTGGTGCTGATGGCCAAGGCCTACAAGGTGGACGGCTTCCGCTTTGACCTGATGGGGCACCACATGGTGGCCGACATGCAGGCTGCCCGCGCCGCGCTGGACGCCCTGACCATGCAAAAAGACGGCGTGGACGGCAAGAGCATCTACCTGTACGGCGAGGGCTGGGATTTTGGTGAAGTCGCCGCCAATGCCCGGGGCCGCAATGCCACGCAGCTCAACCTGTTCGGTCAGGGCATCGGCACCTTCAACGACCGCATTCGTGACGCTGTGCGCGGCGGCAACCCGTTTGGCGGCCTGCAGGAACAGGGCTTTGCTACGGGCGCCTTCGTGCTGCCCAACGGCCTGCCGGTGAATGCCGACAGGAACCGCGCCCTGGCTCTGGCCGATCAGGTGCGCATTGGCCTGACCGGCAACCTGCGCGATTACCGGTTCACGAACGCCGCCGGACAGACCGTGACGGGTGCCGAGCTGAAATATGGCAGCGCCCCCGCCGGGTACGCGGCCAGCCCCCGCGAGACCATCACCTATGTCAGCGCGCACGACAACCAGACCATCTATGACGCCGTGCTGCTCAAGGCCCCTGCGAACGCCACCCCGGCACAGCGCACCCGTATGCAGAACCTCGCGCACAGCGTGGTGCTGCTGGGACAGGGCCTGCCCTTCTCGTATGCCGGCGACGAGATTCTGCGCTCCAAGAGCTTTGACACCGACAGCTACAACAGCGGCGACTGGTTCAACGTGCTGGACTACACCCGCGCCAGCAACGGCTTTGGCAAGGGCCTGCCGCCCGCCGAGAAGAACAGCGGCAACTGGGACCTGTACCGCCCGCTGCTGGCCAACGCGGCCCTGAAGCCGGGCACCGCCGAGATCACCCGCGCCTTTGACCACTACCGCGAGATGCTGCGCGTGCGTTACTCCAGCACCCTGTTCCGCATGGACACCGCCGCGCAGGTGCAGCAGGGCCTGAGCTTCCTGAACGTGGGCCCCAACCAGACGCCCGGCGTGATTGCCATGAAGCTCAGCGGCGCGGTGAACGCGGCCAACCCCTACCGCAACGTGGTGGTGGTGTTCAACGCCAGCGGCAACAGCGTCACCCTCAGCGACCCGGCGCTGGCTGGCCTGAACCTCAGCCTGCACCCGGTCCTGGCCGCCAGCACCGACGCCACGGTGAAGACCAGCCGGGCCAGCGGCAACAGCGTGACGGTGCCGGCCCTGACCACGGCGGTGTTTGTCGGCAAGTAA